In the Candidatus Rhodoblastus alkanivorans genome, one interval contains:
- a CDS encoding ribonuclease T2 family protein has translation MKGFLAAALLLLAAAPALAADDCILDNCADRRPPSQGQGAPDAPRPSDFRRGGAPAGDFDFYVLALSWSPSFCEMGGARRSPAQCARGANPGFVVHGLWPQNDNGYPRNCPGNPFLPFAVLSRLGNLYPDPGLARHEWRQHGLCSGESPSAYFADVRAARDAIVVPPAFRAPDADQRLSPLAIQRAFIEVNPRLRPGMMAVTCRRGLFQEARFCLSRDLRNFVACPQVARQGCYSQSVVAPAAR, from the coding sequence ATGAAGGGTTTTCTGGCCGCGGCCCTGCTGCTTCTCGCCGCGGCGCCCGCCCTTGCGGCGGACGACTGCATTCTCGACAATTGCGCCGACCGGCGCCCCCCGTCGCAGGGCCAAGGCGCGCCCGATGCGCCGCGCCCGTCGGATTTCCGGCGCGGCGGCGCGCCAGCGGGCGATTTCGACTTTTACGTCCTGGCGCTGTCGTGGTCGCCGAGCTTCTGCGAAATGGGCGGCGCCCGCCGTTCGCCGGCCCAATGCGCGCGCGGGGCCAATCCCGGCTTCGTCGTCCACGGGCTGTGGCCGCAAAATGACAATGGCTATCCGAGGAATTGCCCCGGCAACCCCTTCCTTCCCTTTGCCGTCTTGTCGCGTCTGGGCAATCTCTATCCCGATCCCGGTCTCGCCCGTCATGAATGGCGCCAGCACGGCCTGTGCTCCGGCGAAAGCCCCTCGGCCTATTTCGCCGATGTCCGCGCGGCCCGCGACGCGATCGTCGTGCCGCCGGCTTTCAGGGCGCCCGATGCCGATCAAAGGCTGTCGCCGCTCGCCATCCAGCGCGCCTTCATCGAGGTCAATCCGCGCCTGCGGCCGGGCATGATGGCGGTGACCTGCCGCCGCGGCCTGTTCCAGGAGGCGCGCTTTTGCCTTTCCAGGGATCTGCGCAATTTCGTGGCCTGTCCCCAGGTCGCGCGGCAGGGATGTTACAGCCAGAGCGTCGTCGCGCCAGCAGCGCGATGA
- a CDS encoding CCA tRNA nucleotidyltransferase has translation MTAETQSAIRALLDRPALKRLFAALEGEELRVVGGAVRNALLGAPVADVDLAVAATPDVVVAKAERAGLRVAPTGIEHGTITVILDSAHFEITSLREDVETDGRRAKVRFGRDFAADARRRDFTINALSVDSHGRIYDYVGGLDDLARRHVRFIGDPRQRIAEDFLRILRFFRFSACYGEEPLDAEGFAACVALRDGMEHLSRERLGGELLKILSVPRSAAVIETMSQAGLLAFLHVAPWPARCRRLAGNFAARGVADALLSLAALALHSPSDADRLAEALRLSRAQKRRLTAMAEVAAAWHGASQAPAPAQLREQLFLHGVQAARDGLLLIQAESPAAPDDRAFLSADVFLRDTPAPKAPFAAADLLSRGVRQGAGLGAALKRLQATWIRAGFPQDPKRIAALIDAACASQPHESNWTRPRRLD, from the coding sequence GTGACGGCCGAAACCCAATCCGCGATCAGGGCGCTGCTCGACCGCCCGGCGCTGAAAAGATTATTCGCCGCGCTCGAAGGCGAGGAATTGCGGGTGGTCGGCGGCGCCGTGCGCAACGCCCTGCTCGGGGCGCCGGTCGCCGATGTCGATCTCGCCGTCGCCGCCACGCCCGATGTCGTCGTCGCCAAGGCTGAGCGCGCCGGCTTGCGGGTCGCGCCAACCGGCATCGAACATGGCACGATCACGGTGATCCTCGACAGCGCTCATTTCGAAATCACCTCGCTGCGCGAAGATGTCGAGACCGACGGGCGCCGCGCCAAGGTGCGGTTCGGCCGCGATTTCGCCGCCGACGCGCGACGGCGCGATTTCACCATCAACGCCTTGTCGGTGGATTCGCACGGCCGGATTTACGATTATGTCGGCGGCCTGGACGACCTCGCCCGGCGCCATGTGCGCTTCATCGGCGACCCGCGCCAGCGCATCGCCGAGGATTTCTTGCGCATCCTGCGCTTTTTCCGCTTTTCGGCCTGCTACGGCGAGGAGCCTCTCGACGCCGAGGGTTTTGCCGCCTGCGTCGCCCTGCGCGACGGCATGGAGCATCTGTCGCGCGAGAGGCTAGGCGGGGAATTGCTGAAAATCCTGTCCGTTCCCCGCTCCGCCGCCGTCATCGAGACCATGAGCCAGGCGGGCCTGCTGGCCTTTCTCCATGTCGCGCCCTGGCCGGCGCGCTGTCGCCGCCTCGCCGGAAATTTCGCCGCGCGCGGCGTGGCGGACGCGCTCCTCTCGCTCGCCGCGCTGGCGCTACACTCCCCAAGCGACGCCGATCGTCTGGCCGAGGCCTTGCGCCTGTCGCGGGCGCAAAAACGCCGCCTGACGGCGATGGCCGAGGTCGCCGCCGCCTGGCACGGCGCGTCCCAGGCCCCTGCCCCGGCGCAATTGCGCGAGCAGCTTTTCCTGCATGGCGTCCAAGCCGCCCGCGACGGGCTGCTCCTAATTCAGGCGGAAAGTCCGGCGGCGCCGGACGACAGGGCGTTCCTTTCCGCCGACGTTTTTCTGCGCGACACGCCGGCGCCGAAAGCGCCCTTCGCCGCCGCCGACCTCCTTTCGCGCGGCGTCAGACAGGGCGCCGGGCTCGGCGCGGCCCTCAAGCGCCTCCAGGCGACCTGGATCCGCGCGGGTTTTCCGCAGGACCCCAAAAGGATCGCCGCCCTGATCGACGCCGCCTGCGCCAGCCAGCCCCACGAATCCAACTGGACGCGGCCACGCCGATTGGATTAA
- a CDS encoding DUF1285 domain-containing protein, translating to MNDLPEARPGAPTDPLRGLAAARESRGGPAPVHLWNPPYCGEIDMRIARDGTWFYNGTPIGRPALVKLFSNVLRKDPERFVLVTPVERVGIVVEDAPFLGVEFLREGEGKGQKLRLRTNVDDWVEISAQHPLKFLPGESGGLKPYALVRGDLWALVKRALFYDLVAWGESRIVEGEEMFGVFSHGAFFAMAPMRDIADLT from the coding sequence ATGAACGATCTCCCCGAAGCCAGGCCGGGCGCCCCGACCGATCCTTTGCGCGGCCTCGCCGCCGCGCGCGAATCACGCGGCGGGCCGGCGCCCGTCCATCTGTGGAACCCGCCCTATTGCGGCGAGATCGACATGCGCATCGCCCGCGACGGGACCTGGTTCTATAACGGCACGCCGATCGGCCGGCCGGCGCTGGTCAAACTCTTTTCCAACGTGCTGCGCAAGGACCCCGAGCGATTCGTGCTGGTGACGCCCGTCGAGCGCGTCGGCATCGTGGTCGAGGACGCGCCTTTCCTCGGCGTCGAATTTTTACGCGAAGGCGAAGGCAAGGGCCAGAAGTTGCGACTGCGCACCAATGTCGACGATTGGGTGGAGATTTCCGCGCAACATCCATTGAAATTCCTGCCCGGCGAGAGCGGCGGCCTCAAGCCCTATGCGCTGGTGCGCGGCGATTTGTGGGCGCTGGTCAAGCGCGCCTTGTTCTATGATCTCGTCGCCTGGGGAGAATCCCGGATCGTCGAAGGCGAGGAAATGTTCGGCGTCTTTTCGCACGGCGCCTTTTTCGCCATGGCGCCGATGCGCGACATCGCGGACCTGACATGA
- a CDS encoding 23S rRNA (adenine(2030)-N(6))-methyltransferase RlmJ yields the protein MLQPERRRASSAMNYRHDFHAGNFADVLKHVALARTLLYLRRKDKPFRVIDTHAGAGLYDLSGPEAARSGEARDGVLRLLQGADLGAAGELIAPYLDAVRAAGAPRFYPGSPAIAQSLLRPQDRALFCELLPQALESLRRVLGRDSRVKAIGIDGYAGLKAFVPPVERRGLVLIDPPFERRDEYERLFDSLGAALRKWPGGIFMVWQPVKERDIADAFCRALAAQAPDWLRIDLQVEAPAPGRPLARTGLMVVNPPYVLEEEMKIIVPALARALARGAGAEFLIESGGGAGAHDT from the coding sequence ATGTTACAGCCAGAGCGTCGTCGCGCCAGCAGCGCGATGAACTACCGCCACGACTTCCACGCCGGCAATTTCGCCGATGTCCTGAAACATGTCGCTTTGGCGCGGACGCTGCTCTATCTGCGGCGCAAGGACAAGCCGTTCCGGGTCATCGACACCCATGCCGGGGCCGGGCTTTACGATCTTTCCGGACCGGAGGCGGCGCGCTCCGGCGAGGCGCGCGACGGCGTTCTCCGCCTGCTTCAGGGCGCGGACCTCGGCGCGGCGGGGGAACTGATCGCGCCTTATCTCGACGCCGTGCGCGCGGCCGGCGCCCCGCGTTTTTATCCCGGCTCGCCGGCCATCGCGCAATCCCTGCTGCGGCCGCAGGACCGCGCCCTGTTCTGCGAATTGCTGCCGCAGGCCCTGGAGAGCTTGCGGCGGGTTTTGGGCCGCGATTCGCGGGTCAAGGCGATCGGGATCGACGGTTATGCCGGCCTCAAGGCTTTTGTCCCGCCGGTCGAGCGGCGGGGACTGGTTCTGATCGACCCGCCCTTCGAGCGCCGCGACGAATATGAGCGCCTGTTCGACTCGCTCGGCGCTGCTCTGCGCAAATGGCCGGGCGGCATTTTCATGGTCTGGCAGCCGGTCAAGGAGCGCGACATTGCCGACGCCTTCTGCCGCGCGCTCGCGGCCCAGGCGCCGGATTGGCTGCGGATCGACCTTCAGGTCGAGGCGCCCGCGCCCGGCCGTCCGCTCGCTCGCACCGGGCTGATGGTCGTCAATCCGCCCTATGTGCTTGAAGAGGAAATGAAAATCATCGTTCCGGCGCTGGCCCGCGCGCTGGCGCGCGGGGCGGGCGCCGAATTCTTGATCGAAAGCGGCGGCGGAGCCGGCGCCCATGATACTTAG
- a CDS encoding CoA pyrophosphatase: MTSFEGRSFDSRDFLARARGKLRHNWPEEAFDPATRPHHGDHRLDEPMGGATALLPAPARPAAVLAPIVAHGDGVSLLLTQRAGSLREHSGQIAFPGGKIEPGESPLEAALREAEEEIGLFRAQVEILGCLDPYQTSTGFRVFPLVGLIRPPLELAPNPQEVEDVFETPLSFLMNAANHQRQFREWQGRRRQFYAMPYENRYIWGATAGMIRNLYERLYL, encoded by the coding sequence ATGACCTCCTTCGAAGGCAGATCTTTCGATTCTCGCGACTTTCTGGCGCGCGCCCGCGGTAAACTGCGGCATAACTGGCCGGAAGAAGCCTTCGATCCGGCGACCCGTCCCCATCACGGCGACCACAGGCTCGACGAGCCCATGGGCGGCGCGACCGCCCTTCTGCCCGCCCCGGCCCGCCCGGCCGCCGTGCTCGCGCCCATCGTCGCCCATGGCGACGGCGTTTCGCTTCTTTTGACCCAGCGCGCAGGCTCGTTGCGCGAACATTCCGGCCAGATCGCTTTTCCCGGCGGCAAGATCGAGCCCGGCGAATCGCCGCTGGAGGCGGCGCTGCGCGAGGCGGAGGAGGAAATCGGCCTTTTCCGCGCGCAAGTCGAGATTCTCGGCTGTCTCGATCCCTATCAGACCAGCACCGGCTTCCGGGTCTTTCCCCTCGTCGGCCTCATCCGCCCGCCGCTCGAACTCGCCCCCAACCCGCAGGAAGTCGAGGACGTGTTCGAGACGCCCCTGTCCTTTTTGATGAACGCCGCCAACCACCAGCGCCAGTTCCGGGAATGGCAGGGCCGACGGCGGCAATTTTACGCCATGCCCTATGAAAACCGCTATATATGGGGCGCGACGGCGGGCATGATCCGCAATCTCTACGAAAGGCTTTATCTCTGA
- a CDS encoding outer membrane protein, producing the protein MKKVSIALIGGAAICFASLAQAADLPYGAAASNYDYPSTFTWSGFYAGLNAGAGFGNFNGSGQAYLGSSPSGWLMGATVGYNYQQGNLLIGAEGDYDWSRIASDASVAPGVASTGIIQNLATIRGRVGYAMDRILVFGTGGYAGGDIRGVLNNIPAHAVADQSYWANGWTLGLGAEYAITPHITAKAEYLYASLGSNDYFNSTPNYMSAGANVNILRAGLNYKF; encoded by the coding sequence ATGAAAAAGGTTTCGATCGCCTTGATCGGAGGCGCGGCGATCTGTTTCGCCTCGCTGGCGCAGGCCGCCGATCTGCCATATGGCGCGGCGGCGTCCAATTACGATTATCCGTCCACCTTCACCTGGAGCGGCTTTTACGCCGGCTTGAACGCGGGCGCCGGCTTCGGCAATTTCAACGGCAGCGGCCAGGCCTATCTCGGCTCCAGTCCGAGCGGCTGGCTGATGGGCGCGACGGTCGGCTACAATTATCAGCAGGGCAACCTGCTGATCGGCGCGGAAGGCGATTACGATTGGTCGCGCATCGCGTCCGACGCGTCGGTGGCGCCGGGCGTCGCCTCGACCGGCATCATCCAGAACCTCGCCACCATCCGCGGCCGTGTCGGCTACGCCATGGATCGCATCCTGGTCTTCGGGACGGGCGGCTACGCCGGAGGCGACATTCGCGGCGTGCTGAACAATATTCCGGCGCACGCCGTGGCCGACCAGTCGTACTGGGCCAATGGCTGGACGCTTGGCCTCGGCGCGGAATATGCGATCACCCCGCATATCACCGCCAAGGCGGAATATCTCTATGCCTCGCTGGGCAGCAACGATTACTTCAATTCGACCCCGAACTATATGAGCGCTGGCGCGAATGTGAACATTCTGCGCGCCGGATTGAACTACAAGTTTTGA
- a CDS encoding DUF6111 family protein — translation MARSLFESLGLFAAPFLVYALFLVLRARHPLLVAHWSRGRLFWLTLSGFALVIAGFLYAGFAGSNRSGVYVPAHIEHGRLTPGRFE, via the coding sequence ATGGCGCGATCGCTGTTCGAATCGCTCGGCCTGTTCGCCGCGCCCTTTCTCGTCTACGCCCTTTTTCTGGTCCTGCGCGCCCGCCACCCGCTGCTTGTCGCCCATTGGTCGCGAGGTCGGCTGTTCTGGCTTACTCTTTCCGGCTTCGCCTTGGTCATCGCCGGCTTTCTCTATGCAGGCTTCGCCGGTTCAAACCGGTCGGGCGTCTATGTGCCCGCCCATATCGAACACGGCCGCCTGACGCCGGGGCGCTTCGAGTGA
- a CDS encoding cold-shock protein: MAQSGTIKFFNADKGYGFIRPSDGGRDIFVHITAVEQAGLSSLNEGQKLSFEVEPDKKGKGPKAVNLHLE, from the coding sequence ATGGCTCAGTCGGGGACGATTAAATTCTTCAATGCAGACAAAGGCTACGGCTTCATCCGGCCCAGCGACGGCGGGCGGGATATTTTCGTACATATAACAGCGGTTGAGCAGGCGGGCCTGTCGTCGCTCAACGAGGGCCAGAAACTCTCCTTCGAGGTAGAGCCGGACAAGAAGGGCAAGGGACCCAAGGCGGTCAATCTCCATCTGGAATGA
- a CDS encoding AAA family ATPase gives MNAEPALRAETIPVSDSEIEARAEQALDLLAAAREAIGGAIFGQELVVEEALVTILSGGHGLFVGAPGLAKTLLVETLGRVLGLHANRVQFTPDLMPTDILGSEVLEEGVDHRRAFRFIKGPIFAQLLMADEINRASPRTQSALLQAMQEYHVTIAGERYDLPKPFHVLATQNPLEQEGTYPLPEAQLDRFLMQIDVPYPERDAERRILIETTGRTRPAPAQVIDAQGLMDIQTLVRLMPVGASVVDCILDLVRAVRPGDGDPVLTQHIAWGPGPRAAQSLMLACRARALARGRLAPSKADVLALAAPVMKHRMALTYSARADGETVDGVIERLKQRFA, from the coding sequence ATGAACGCCGAACCCGCCCTTCGCGCCGAGACCATTCCCGTCAGCGACAGCGAGATCGAGGCCAGGGCCGAACAGGCGCTTGATCTGCTGGCGGCGGCGCGCGAGGCGATCGGCGGCGCGATCTTCGGCCAGGAGCTGGTGGTCGAGGAGGCTCTCGTGACCATTCTCTCTGGCGGCCATGGGCTGTTCGTCGGCGCGCCCGGCCTCGCCAAGACCCTTCTCGTCGAAACGCTCGGCCGCGTGCTGGGCCTGCACGCCAATCGCGTGCAGTTCACGCCGGACCTGATGCCGACCGACATTCTCGGTTCGGAAGTGCTGGAGGAGGGCGTCGACCATCGCCGCGCCTTCCGTTTCATCAAGGGGCCGATTTTCGCCCAGCTCCTGATGGCCGACGAGATCAACCGCGCGAGCCCGCGCACCCAGTCGGCTTTGTTGCAGGCGATGCAGGAATATCACGTCACTATCGCCGGCGAGCGCTACGATCTGCCGAAGCCCTTCCATGTGCTGGCGACCCAGAACCCGCTCGAGCAGGAAGGCACCTATCCGCTGCCCGAGGCGCAGCTCGACCGTTTCCTGATGCAGATCGACGTGCCCTATCCGGAGCGCGACGCCGAGCGGCGCATCCTGATCGAAACGACCGGACGGACGCGTCCGGCGCCGGCGCAGGTCATCGACGCCCAGGGCCTGATGGACATTCAGACTTTGGTGCGGCTGATGCCGGTCGGCGCCTCGGTGGTGGACTGCATCCTCGACCTCGTCCGCGCCGTGCGCCCCGGCGACGGCGACCCGGTTCTCACCCAGCATATCGCCTGGGGTCCCGGCCCACGCGCCGCGCAATCCTTGATGCTCGCCTGCCGCGCCCGCGCGCTCGCGCGGGGACGGCTCGCGCCGAGCAAGGCCGATGTTCTCGCGCTCGCCGCCCCGGTGATGAAACATCGCATGGCGCTAACCTATAGCGCCCGGGCCGACGGCGAAACCGTCGACGGGGTCATTGAGCGTCTGAAGCAAAGATTCGCCTGA
- a CDS encoding DUF58 domain-containing protein, with amino-acid sequence MAANARNGYVFRPREAARPDHEKRIQALDLARRLPALTLSARQAAASAQAGLHGRRRAGAGENFWQFRPFIPGEAAQNVDWRRSARDDRLYVRQREWEAAQVLWVWADLSGSMNYCSPLSAQSKLDRALILALALADSAVRAGERAGWLGLTRLSAARDIVDSLAVALVAEARLNGELFEDLPQAAAPLRPREKAALIGDFLVEPAAFAACLQRLSIQGARGHVLMVYDPAEEAFPFSGQTEFYDEAGDLLRAGRAEDYVAPYRARLAAHREALSAAARAQGWTFAVHSTVRPASEALLNLRLALTADGTR; translated from the coding sequence ATGGCTGCAAACGCCCGGAACGGCTACGTCTTTCGTCCGCGCGAGGCGGCGCGGCCCGATCATGAAAAACGAATCCAGGCGCTCGATCTCGCGCGCCGGCTGCCGGCGCTGACGCTCTCGGCGCGGCAGGCGGCCGCTTCCGCCCAGGCCGGGCTGCATGGGCGCAGGCGGGCGGGCGCGGGTGAGAATTTCTGGCAGTTCCGGCCCTTCATTCCAGGCGAAGCGGCGCAGAATGTCGATTGGCGCCGCTCCGCGCGCGACGACCGGCTCTACGTCCGCCAGCGCGAATGGGAAGCGGCGCAGGTTTTGTGGGTTTGGGCCGATCTTTCGGGCTCGATGAATTATTGCTCGCCGCTCAGCGCCCAATCCAAACTCGACCGCGCCCTGATCCTGGCGCTGGCCCTGGCCGATTCCGCCGTGCGCGCCGGCGAGCGCGCCGGCTGGCTCGGCCTGACAAGGCTGTCGGCGGCGCGCGACATCGTGGACAGCCTTGCCGTGGCGCTGGTCGCGGAAGCGCGGCTCAATGGCGAGCTTTTCGAGGATCTGCCGCAGGCCGCCGCGCCCTTGCGTCCGCGCGAAAAGGCCGCGCTGATCGGCGATTTCCTGGTCGAGCCGGCGGCATTTGCCGCCTGCCTGCAACGGCTGAGCATCCAGGGCGCGCGCGGGCACGTCCTGATGGTCTATGATCCCGCGGAAGAAGCTTTTCCGTTTTCCGGCCAGACCGAATTCTATGACGAAGCCGGAGATTTGCTGCGCGCCGGCCGCGCCGAGGATTATGTCGCGCCTTATCGCGCCCGGCTCGCGGCCCATCGCGAGGCCCTGTCGGCGGCGGCGCGCGCGCAAGGGTGGACCTTCGCCGTCCATTCCACCGTGCGCCCGGCCTCGGAGGCCCTGCTCAATTTGCGGCTCGCGCTGACCGCGGATGGGACGCGATGA
- a CDS encoding glutathione S-transferase family protein, translating into MKLYFSPTSPFSRKVRIVAALLGFDDKIELIGTDTGNPQDVIRVKNPLGKIPTLERDDGVCLYDSAVICAYLDDLAGGGRVIPKEREARFAALTLEALGDGIADASILQIYEKRMRAESEYSANWVAHQRDKVERALVALESDLPAQPKPEVDVGAIALACALGYLDLRFEGFWRADHPRLVAWLDAFAAAVPAYTGTKA; encoded by the coding sequence ATGAAACTATACTTCTCTCCGACCTCGCCCTTTTCGCGAAAGGTGCGTATCGTCGCCGCTCTGCTGGGTTTCGACGACAAGATCGAATTGATCGGGACCGACACCGGCAATCCGCAGGACGTTATCCGCGTCAAGAATCCACTCGGCAAAATCCCGACGCTGGAGCGCGACGACGGCGTCTGCCTTTACGACAGCGCGGTGATCTGCGCTTATCTCGACGATCTTGCCGGCGGCGGGCGCGTCATCCCGAAAGAGCGCGAGGCGCGCTTTGCCGCGCTCACGCTCGAAGCCCTCGGGGACGGGATCGCCGACGCCAGCATTTTGCAGATTTATGAAAAGCGCATGCGCGCCGAAAGCGAATACAGCGCGAACTGGGTCGCGCATCAGCGCGACAAGGTCGAGCGCGCGCTCGTGGCGCTCGAAAGCGACCTGCCGGCGCAACCAAAGCCGGAAGTTGATGTCGGCGCGATCGCGCTGGCCTGCGCCTTGGGCTATCTCGATCTGCGTTTCGAGGGATTTTGGCGCGCGGACCATCCGCGTCTCGTCGCCTGGCTAGACGCCTTCGCCGCGGCGGTTCCCGCCTATACCGGGACTAAAGCCTGA